In Rhodoferax koreense, a genomic segment contains:
- the cobN gene encoding cobaltochelatase subunit CobN — protein MHLLSTRPGGFVEDDAVVARLDQTPGEIVVLSSADTTLALLSSAREALAASDPSYPALRLVNLLFLRQPASLDLYIDEVLRHAKVVIVDHLGADTAWPYGIQEIGALARRSGQRLAMFSGDLQEDENLLGQGTLSRAVSRQLWQYLRAGGKVNALQFLRAAAYHGLDRGPAPLPPRVLPPVALHVPWGETADAAAVVGIDDLRRGWHDGAPVAAIVFYRSHLLSGNTAVFDALAQALHAEGVNALPVALDSLKDPLCLSTFRGLCREHGVQLVLNTTAFAALGHGVAGIDGWQPLAGDAPVLQVIVSGGNRDDWLADSQGLLPRDIAMQIVLPEMDGRIVSRAISFKGLAYRCELTQTDVVAYQGEPDRVAFVAALARRWCRLRSLPAAEKRVALVLANYPGSEGRIGSGVGLDTPASVVGILRRLAAEGYAMGDAAAWPADGDALMQKLQQGIANDPSQWPQRPAWQSYALADYRMRLAALPEGMAAAIDARWGAPEADPMLRQGRFMIAGLRLGQVFVGIQPSRSLAGDGVADYASYHDAEQVPPHSYLAFYFWLRDVFAIDAVVHVGKHGNLEWLPGKSLALSAACWPDAILGPLPNIYPFIVNDPGEGAQAKRRTQAVIIDHLMPPLTRAENHGPLQDLERQVDEYYDALLVDARRAKLLRTQILAAVRQQRLADEIDLPTGAPTDDDSVLARVDAYLCALKETQIRDGLHVFGASPLGRQRRDTLLALARYPALDGRGANASLLAALAQDLLADATFDPLDIDPVAPWTGARPEILKNVSATRWRHQGDTRERLEILAQQLLDDNAPSVAALPATAAVMARIHATLAPALDACGPAEGQRLMDALAGRFVPPGPSGSPSRGRPDVLPTGRNFYTIDTRAIPTPTAWTLGMKSAERLVERHLQDHGDYPSSIGLSVWGTSTMRTGGDDLAQAFALIGVRPRWAAGSQRVTDFEVLPIVGLHRPRIDVTLRISGFFRDAFPSAVQMFDAAVQAVAAQDDEDAEHNPIRARVLREAEALRAAGMEAEQARTQAGWRVFGSAPGHYGAGLHALFQSGGWQDDADLSEAYVGAGAYAYGSGSDGVPARAALSRRLAAMDAVAQNQDSREHDLLDSNDYYQFQGGMAAAVRHLSGTQPAMYHGDHGNPASPQIRTLKEEIARVVRSRVVNPKWIDGVKRHGYKGAFEMAATVDYLFGFDATARVVGDHQYAMVADAYVLDAATRDFVQKHNPRALQDMLGRLLEAMARGMWQAPGDYQTKLEDLLLEHEQHMEGSPG, from the coding sequence ATGCACCTGCTGAGTACCCGCCCCGGCGGCTTCGTCGAGGACGATGCCGTGGTCGCGCGGCTGGACCAGACGCCGGGCGAGATCGTGGTGCTGAGCTCGGCCGACACCACGCTGGCCCTGCTGTCGTCCGCGCGCGAGGCGCTGGCCGCGAGCGATCCGTCCTATCCCGCGCTGCGGCTGGTGAACCTGCTGTTCCTGCGCCAGCCGGCCTCGCTCGACCTGTACATCGACGAGGTGCTGCGCCACGCGAAGGTGGTGATCGTCGATCATCTGGGTGCCGACACCGCCTGGCCCTACGGCATCCAGGAAATCGGCGCGCTCGCGCGCAGGAGCGGGCAGCGGCTGGCCATGTTTTCCGGCGACCTGCAGGAAGACGAGAACCTGCTCGGCCAGGGCACGCTGTCGCGCGCGGTGAGCCGGCAGCTGTGGCAGTACCTGCGCGCCGGCGGCAAGGTCAACGCGCTGCAGTTCCTTCGCGCGGCGGCGTACCACGGCCTGGACCGGGGCCCGGCGCCGCTGCCGCCGCGCGTTTTGCCGCCGGTGGCGCTGCACGTTCCTTGGGGTGAAACAGCAGACGCCGCAGCGGTGGTCGGCATCGACGACCTGCGGCGTGGCTGGCATGACGGTGCGCCGGTCGCAGCCATCGTGTTCTACCGGTCGCACCTGCTGTCGGGCAATACCGCGGTGTTCGATGCGCTGGCGCAGGCGCTGCATGCGGAGGGCGTGAATGCCTTGCCGGTGGCGCTGGATTCCCTGAAGGATCCGCTGTGCCTGTCCACGTTCCGCGGCCTGTGCCGCGAGCACGGCGTGCAGCTGGTGCTCAACACCACGGCCTTCGCGGCTTTGGGTCATGGTGTTGCGGGCATTGACGGCTGGCAGCCGCTGGCCGGCGACGCGCCGGTGCTGCAGGTGATCGTCAGCGGCGGCAACCGCGACGACTGGCTGGCCGACAGCCAGGGCCTGCTGCCGCGCGACATCGCCATGCAGATCGTGCTGCCCGAGATGGATGGCCGCATCGTGAGCCGCGCCATCAGCTTCAAGGGCCTGGCCTACCGCTGCGAATTGACGCAGACCGACGTCGTCGCCTACCAGGGCGAACCGGACCGCGTGGCCTTCGTCGCGGCGCTCGCGCGGCGCTGGTGCCGGTTGCGCAGCCTGCCGGCCGCCGAGAAACGGGTCGCGCTGGTGCTGGCCAACTACCCGGGCAGCGAGGGCCGCATCGGCAGCGGCGTGGGGCTGGATACACCGGCGTCCGTGGTCGGCATCCTGCGGCGCCTGGCCGCCGAGGGTTATGCCATGGGCGATGCCGCGGCCTGGCCCGCCGATGGCGATGCGTTGATGCAGAAGCTGCAGCAAGGTATTGCCAACGACCCGTCCCAGTGGCCGCAACGCCCGGCGTGGCAGAGTTATGCGTTGGCCGACTACAGGATGCGGCTGGCCGCGTTGCCCGAAGGCATGGCCGCCGCCATCGACGCGCGCTGGGGTGCACCCGAGGCCGACCCGATGCTGCGACAGGGCCGCTTCATGATCGCCGGCCTGCGCCTGGGCCAGGTGTTCGTCGGCATCCAGCCGTCGCGCAGCTTGGCCGGCGACGGTGTCGCCGACTACGCGAGCTACCACGACGCCGAACAGGTGCCGCCGCACAGTTACCTGGCCTTCTATTTCTGGCTGCGCGACGTGTTCGCCATCGACGCCGTGGTGCATGTGGGCAAACACGGCAACCTCGAATGGCTGCCAGGCAAGAGCCTGGCCCTGTCGGCGGCGTGCTGGCCCGATGCCATCCTCGGCCCGCTGCCCAACATCTATCCCTTCATCGTCAACGACCCGGGCGAGGGCGCGCAGGCCAAGCGGCGCACGCAGGCCGTCATCATCGACCACCTGATGCCGCCGCTCACGCGCGCGGAAAACCATGGCCCGCTGCAGGACCTGGAGCGCCAGGTGGACGAGTACTACGACGCGCTGCTCGTCGATGCGCGCCGGGCCAAGCTGCTGCGGACCCAGATCCTTGCGGCCGTGCGGCAGCAGCGGCTGGCCGACGAGATCGACCTGCCGACCGGAGCCCCCACCGACGACGACAGCGTGCTGGCGCGTGTCGACGCCTACCTGTGCGCGCTGAAGGAAACCCAGATCCGTGATGGCCTGCACGTCTTCGGCGCCTCGCCGCTGGGCCGGCAGCGCCGCGACACGCTGCTGGCGCTGGCGCGTTATCCCGCGCTCGATGGCCGCGGCGCGAATGCGAGCCTGTTGGCCGCGCTGGCGCAGGATCTGCTGGCGGACGCCACTTTCGATCCACTGGACATCGATCCCGTGGCACCCTGGACCGGCGCACGGCCCGAAATACTCAAAAATGTGAGCGCCACCCGTTGGCGCCACCAGGGCGACACGCGTGAAAGGCTTGAAATTCTGGCCCAGCAGTTGCTGGATGACAATGCGCCGTCCGTCGCCGCGCTGCCGGCCACGGCCGCGGTGATGGCGCGCATTCACGCCACGCTCGCCCCCGCGCTCGACGCGTGTGGCCCGGCCGAAGGGCAGCGCCTGATGGATGCGCTCGCGGGGCGTTTCGTCCCGCCGGGCCCGAGCGGTTCGCCCTCGCGCGGCCGGCCCGACGTGTTGCCCACAGGCCGCAATTTCTACACCATCGACACCCGCGCCATTCCTACGCCCACGGCCTGGACGCTCGGCATGAAGTCGGCCGAGCGCCTGGTCGAACGGCACCTGCAGGACCATGGCGACTATCCCAGCTCGATCGGCCTGTCGGTGTGGGGGACCTCCACCATGCGCACCGGCGGCGACGACCTGGCACAGGCCTTCGCGCTGATCGGCGTGCGGCCCAGGTGGGCCGCGGGCAGCCAGCGCGTGACCGATTTCGAGGTGCTGCCCATCGTCGGCCTGCACCGGCCGCGCATCGACGTGACGCTGCGCATCTCCGGCTTCTTCCGCGACGCGTTTCCCAGCGCGGTGCAGATGTTCGACGCCGCCGTGCAGGCCGTGGCCGCGCAGGACGACGAGGACGCCGAGCACAACCCGATCCGCGCGCGCGTGCTGCGTGAGGCCGAAGCCCTGCGCGCGGCAGGCATGGAGGCGGAGCAGGCGCGCACGCAGGCCGGCTGGCGCGTGTTCGGCTCCGCGCCGGGGCATTACGGCGCGGGCCTGCATGCGCTGTTCCAGAGCGGGGGCTGGCAGGACGACGCCGACTTGAGCGAAGCCTATGTCGGCGCGGGCGCCTATGCCTACGGCTCGGGCAGCGACGGCGTGCCAGCCCGCGCCGCGCTGTCGCGCCGGCTCGCAGCGATGGACGCCGTGGCGCAGAACCAGGACAGCCGCGAACACGACCTGCTCGACTCCAACGACTACTACCAGTTCCAGGGCGGCATGGCGGCTGCCGTGCGGCATCTGAGCGGCACGCAGCCGGCCATGTACCACGGCGACCACGGCAACCCCGCGTCGCCGCAGATCCGCACGTTGAAAGAAGAAATCGCGCGCGTGGTGCGCAGCCGCGTGGTCAACCCGAAGTGGATCGACGGTGTGAAGCGCCACGGCTACAAGGGCGCCTTCGAGATGGCGGCCACGGTGGACTACCTGTTCGGCTTCGACGCCACGGCGCGTGTCGTGGGCGACCACCAGTATGCGATGGTCGCCGACGCCTATGTGCTCGATGCAGCGACCCGCGATTTCGTTCAGAAACACAATCCGCGCGCGCTGCAGGACATGTTGGGCCGCCTGCTCGAAGCCATGGCGCGCGGCATGTGGCAGGCGCCGGGGGATTACCAAACCAAACTCGAAGATCTGTTGCTCGAACACGAACAACACATGGAAGGAAGCCCAGGATGA
- a CDS encoding ATP-binding protein: MTILEVQGLPSQFPFTAIAGQPALSEALLLAAADPALGGVLVEGPRGTAKSTAARALAELLGGAPFVTLPLSASLAQLVGTLDLGAALEGHALKFSPGLLARAHGGVLYVDEVNLLPDGLVDVLLDAAASGVNVVERDGFSQAHAARFVLVGTMNQEEGDLRPQLLDRFGLFVRLQNLNEPAERQAVVRARLAFDADPQGFRARHADAQADLQQRLRTARAVLGDPEALAIDDAVHEMVSALCIAAGVDGLRADLVMLRAARALAALEDAAAVTAAHVQRVAELVLAHRRGAQAQAQKAATHAQPSQGLLSGQTGESASTAQDEADWGALPPQPVGVDRVKPLRPLLSALPAQASAKKA, from the coding sequence ATGACCATCCTCGAAGTCCAGGGCCTGCCGTCGCAGTTCCCGTTCACGGCCATCGCCGGCCAGCCTGCCTTGAGCGAAGCGCTGCTGCTGGCCGCCGCCGATCCGGCGCTCGGCGGTGTGCTGGTCGAAGGTCCGCGCGGCACGGCCAAGTCGACGGCGGCACGTGCGCTGGCCGAATTGCTCGGCGGCGCGCCCTTCGTCACCTTGCCGCTGAGCGCCAGCCTGGCGCAGTTGGTGGGCACGCTCGATCTCGGCGCTGCGCTCGAAGGCCACGCGCTGAAATTCTCTCCCGGATTGCTCGCGCGGGCGCACGGCGGCGTGCTGTACGTGGACGAGGTGAACCTGCTGCCCGACGGCCTGGTCGATGTGCTGCTCGACGCGGCCGCCAGCGGCGTGAACGTGGTGGAGCGCGACGGTTTTTCGCAGGCGCATGCCGCGCGTTTCGTGCTCGTCGGCACCATGAACCAGGAGGAGGGCGACTTGCGGCCGCAACTGCTGGATCGTTTTGGCCTGTTCGTGCGCCTGCAGAACCTGAACGAACCCGCCGAGCGCCAGGCCGTGGTGCGCGCCCGGTTGGCCTTCGATGCCGATCCCCAGGGTTTTCGCGCGCGCCATGCCGATGCCCAGGCCGATCTGCAGCAGCGCCTGCGCACTGCCCGCGCCGTGCTCGGCGACCCGGAGGCGTTGGCCATCGACGACGCCGTGCACGAGATGGTCAGCGCCTTGTGCATCGCCGCTGGCGTGGACGGCCTGCGCGCCGACCTGGTGATGTTGCGTGCGGCCCGTGCCTTGGCCGCGCTCGAAGATGCGGCCGCCGTCACGGCAGCGCACGTGCAGCGTGTTGCCGAACTCGTGCTCGCGCATCGGCGGGGTGCGCAGGCCCAGGCGCAAAAGGCGGCGACGCATGCGCAGCCGAGTCAGGGTCTGTTGTCAGGACAAACCGGCGAGTCCGCGTCGACAGCGCAAGACGAAGCCGACTGGGGCGCCTTGCCGCCGCAACCCGTGGGTGTGGACCGCGTGAAGCCGCTGCGCCCGCTGCTTTCGGCGCTGCCGGCGCAGGCCAGCGCAAAAAAAGCCTGA